One genomic segment of Pseudomonadota bacterium includes these proteins:
- a CDS encoding cytochrome c1, giving the protein MLTNKYAIAGVLALLLGAGAVSANEGGHAAWARSADSEVANLPSLQRGARNFMNYCSGCHSLKYIRYSRVAADLKIPDDLRDEYLVKPGAKFSDYIKSSMPDQDAIEWFGKAPPDLSLVARSRGSDWVFNFLTTFYADPASHQTGVNNEQFPGTAMPHVLASLQGVQTVAWKNVEHKGEDGKPVITKEFEKFEPGVIGSLSAAQYDEFVRDTVNFLQYVSDPTQLEREGLGIWVVLFLLMFTGIAYLLKKEYWKDVT; this is encoded by the coding sequence ATGCTCACTAACAAGTACGCGATTGCCGGCGTTCTCGCGTTGTTGCTCGGTGCGGGCGCGGTTTCGGCCAACGAAGGCGGACACGCCGCGTGGGCCCGATCGGCCGACAGCGAAGTCGCCAACCTGCCGTCGCTGCAGCGTGGCGCGCGCAACTTCATGAATTACTGCTCCGGCTGTCATTCGCTGAAGTACATCCGCTACTCGCGTGTTGCCGCGGACCTCAAGATTCCGGACGACCTGCGCGACGAGTACCTGGTCAAGCCAGGTGCCAAGTTCTCCGACTACATCAAGTCGTCGATGCCCGACCAGGATGCGATCGAATGGTTCGGCAAGGCGCCGCCGGATCTGTCGCTCGTGGCGCGTTCGCGGGGCAGCGACTGGGTGTTCAATTTCCTGACCACTTTCTATGCGGATCCCGCCAGTCACCAGACCGGGGTCAACAACGAGCAGTTTCCCGGCACGGCGATGCCACATGTGCTCGCCAGCCTGCAAGGCGTGCAGACCGTCGCGTGGAAGAACGTCGAACACAAGGGTGAAGACGGCAAGCCGGTGATTACGAAGGAGTTCGAGAAATTCGAGCCCGGCGTGATCGGCTCGCTGAGCGCCGCGCAGTACGATGAATTCGTGCGCGACACGGTCAATTTCCTGCAGTACGTCAGCGACCCGACCCAACTCGAGCGCGAAGGCCTCGGCATCTGGGTCGTCCTGTTCCTGCTGATGTTTACCGGGATCGCGTACCTGCTCAAGAAGGAATACTGGAAGGACGTCACCTGA
- a CDS encoding cytochrome b N-terminal domain-containing protein, whose translation MSASIEKSGGFRAWLNKRLPVDQFVADQLTGYYAPKNFNIWYFFGSLALLMFVMQIVTGIFVTMHFKPGEATAFNSVQTMVREVPYMWLIQTMHAVGASFFFIVVYLHMARALMYGSYKAPREVLWVIGMLVYLALMAEAFMGYVLPYGNMSYWGAQVIINLFGTIPGIGPDLVEWIRGDYGIGDATLTRFFSLHAVALPFIIALLIGLHLVALRQVGSNNPDGIEIKAKLKPDGTPLDGIPFHPYYTLKDIVGVGLFLTLFAIVVFFIPTFGGLFMEAPNFEPANPVSTPEHIAPVWYFTPYYAILRAVPDQKIGALLMALSVAAFLFLPWLDRAQNKSIRYRGITSKLLLGTFFVTFVMLMWLGLKPADGIYVLLARIFTALYFGFFILLPFVSKADGNGPVPDRVTYHAH comes from the coding sequence ATGTCCGCCTCAATAGAAAAGAGCGGCGGGTTCCGCGCCTGGCTCAACAAGCGACTGCCGGTCGATCAGTTCGTAGCCGACCAGCTGACCGGTTACTACGCGCCGAAGAACTTCAACATCTGGTATTTCTTCGGTTCGCTGGCGCTGCTGATGTTCGTCATGCAGATCGTCACCGGCATCTTCGTCACGATGCACTTCAAACCGGGTGAGGCCACCGCCTTCAACTCGGTGCAGACCATGGTGCGTGAAGTACCTTACATGTGGCTGATCCAGACCATGCACGCGGTCGGCGCATCCTTCTTCTTCATCGTCGTGTACCTGCACATGGCGCGGGCACTGATGTACGGCAGCTACAAGGCGCCGCGCGAAGTGTTGTGGGTCATCGGCATGCTGGTGTACCTGGCGCTGATGGCCGAGGCGTTCATGGGCTATGTGCTGCCGTACGGCAACATGTCGTACTGGGGCGCGCAGGTGATCATCAACCTGTTCGGCACGATTCCGGGCATCGGCCCCGATCTGGTGGAATGGATTCGCGGCGACTACGGCATCGGCGATGCCACGCTGACGCGGTTCTTCTCGCTGCATGCCGTCGCACTGCCGTTCATCATCGCGCTGCTGATCGGGCTGCACCTGGTCGCCCTGCGGCAGGTGGGTTCGAACAATCCCGATGGCATCGAAATCAAGGCGAAGCTCAAGCCGGATGGCACGCCGCTGGACGGCATCCCGTTCCATCCCTACTACACGTTGAAGGACATCGTCGGCGTGGGGCTGTTCCTCACCTTGTTCGCCATCGTGGTGTTCTTCATCCCGACCTTCGGCGGCCTGTTCATGGAAGCGCCGAACTTCGAGCCCGCGAATCCGGTGTCGACGCCGGAACACATCGCGCCGGTGTGGTACTTCACGCCTTACTACGCAATCCTGCGCGCCGTCCCGGATCAGAAGATCGGCGCGTTGCTGATGGCGTTGTCGGTGGCGGCGTTCCTGTTCCTGCCGTGGCTCGATCGCGCGCAGAACAAGTCGATCCGTTACCGCGGCATCACCTCGAAGCTGCTGCTGGGCACGTTCTTCGTGACATTCGTGATGCTGATGTGGCTGGGCCTCAAGCCCGCCGATGGCATCTACGTGCTGCTGGCGCGCATCTTCACGGCGTTGTACTTCGGCTTCTTCATCCTGCTGCCGTTCGTCTCCAAGGCCGATGGCAACGGACCGGTTCCCGATCGAGTGACCTACCATGCTCACTAA
- the petA gene encoding ubiquinol-cytochrome c reductase iron-sulfur subunit, translating into MSDHAADDTVPEVDESRRKFLIAATAGTGAVGAVLTAVPFVASWKPSESARAAGLPSEVDLSKIEPGQMATFFWRKQQIYVVKRTPEMLASLASHDGELKDAKSEESDQPAYARNESRALRPDVLVLIGTCTHLGCLPKPRFMPGDASVMANWPGGFFCPCHGSKFDLAGRVFQGSPASVNLKIPPYSFEGDNKLVIGVDTQPAKGVA; encoded by the coding sequence ATGAGCGATCACGCGGCCGACGATACCGTCCCCGAAGTCGACGAGAGTCGGCGCAAATTTCTGATAGCCGCCACCGCCGGTACCGGTGCTGTCGGCGCAGTGCTGACGGCGGTGCCCTTCGTGGCATCGTGGAAGCCTTCGGAGAGTGCCCGCGCCGCGGGTCTGCCCTCCGAGGTCGATCTGTCGAAGATCGAACCGGGCCAGATGGCCACGTTCTTCTGGCGCAAGCAGCAGATCTACGTCGTCAAGCGCACGCCGGAAATGCTGGCGTCGCTGGCTTCGCATGACGGCGAGCTCAAGGATGCGAAGTCCGAGGAGTCGGATCAGCCCGCGTACGCGAGGAACGAGTCGCGCGCGCTCAGGCCCGACGTGCTGGTGCTCATCGGCACCTGCACGCACCTTGGGTGTCTGCCGAAACCGCGTTTCATGCCGGGCGATGCTTCGGTCATGGCGAACTGGCCGGGCGGCTTCTTCTGCCCCTGTCACGGTTCCAAGTTCGATCTCGCGGGGCGCGTGTTCCAGGGTTCGCCGGCTTCGGTGAATCTCAAGATCCCGCCCTACAGCTTCGAGGGTGACAACAAACTCGTCATCGGCGTGGATACGCAGCCGGCGAAGGGGGTGGCCTGA
- a CDS encoding trypsin-like peptidase domain-containing protein: MSTRPFLRIIAFISVSAIVGLAAAFVAVMFRPELIAGRAAPAPAAPQPAPLPVTTAPPAAAVAAAEAPPRAVSSYAEAVDRAAPAVVNIYTARLVTELIRPNAIEELFGDAQPRYRQRVEQSLGSGVIVDTEAHVITNHHVIASADLIRAQLADGRIADAKIVGRDPDTDLAVLQLDLKKNVPVMPLGHSDRLRVGDVVLAIGNPVGLSQTVTQGIVSATGRGQLGVATFENFIQTDAPINVGNSGGALVNTNGELIGINTAVLAKNLGVEGIGFAIPVNLVRGVMNEILTKGRVVRGWIGIVPADVDELEARRFNLPQAGVVVVRLYERSPATEVGIELRDILLTVNGVAVKSAQDALTRIANVKPGKKIEITGIRGAERFATEVLVSERPRTK; this comes from the coding sequence ATGTCGACTCGCCCGTTTCTGAGAATCATTGCCTTCATTTCCGTTTCTGCGATCGTCGGACTGGCCGCGGCGTTCGTGGCCGTCATGTTCCGCCCGGAGCTGATCGCGGGGCGTGCGGCACCTGCGCCGGCCGCGCCGCAACCGGCACCCTTGCCCGTCACGACTGCGCCACCAGCCGCAGCCGTGGCGGCGGCCGAGGCGCCGCCGCGAGCCGTGAGTTCCTATGCCGAGGCCGTGGATCGCGCCGCGCCGGCGGTGGTCAACATCTATACGGCGCGGCTCGTGACCGAGCTCATCCGCCCGAATGCCATCGAAGAGTTGTTTGGCGACGCGCAGCCTCGCTACCGCCAGCGCGTCGAACAGAGCCTCGGTTCGGGCGTCATCGTCGACACCGAGGCACACGTCATCACCAATCATCATGTCATCGCCTCGGCCGACCTGATCCGCGCCCAGCTGGCCGACGGCCGCATCGCGGATGCGAAGATCGTCGGCCGGGACCCGGATACCGACCTCGCCGTGTTGCAACTCGATCTCAAGAAGAATGTGCCCGTGATGCCGCTGGGTCACTCCGACCGGCTGCGCGTGGGAGACGTCGTGCTGGCGATCGGCAATCCCGTCGGGCTGTCGCAGACCGTGACCCAGGGTATCGTCAGCGCCACCGGGCGCGGCCAGCTGGGCGTGGCCACCTTCGAAAATTTCATCCAGACCGATGCGCCGATCAACGTGGGAAATTCCGGCGGCGCGCTCGTCAATACCAACGGCGAATTGATCGGCATCAATACCGCGGTGCTGGCCAAGAACCTGGGCGTCGAAGGAATCGGCTTCGCCATCCCGGTGAACCTGGTGCGGGGCGTCATGAACGAAATCCTGACCAAGGGCCGCGTCGTGCGCGGGTGGATAGGCATCGTTCCCGCGGACGTCGATGAGCTCGAGGCGCGGCGTTTCAACCTGCCGCAGGCGGGTGTGGTGGTCGTCAGGCTCTACGAGAGAAGTCCCGCCACCGAGGTCGGCATAGAACTGCGCGACATCCTGCTGACGGTCAACGGCGTGGCGGTGAAAAGCGCGCAGGATGCGTTGACGCGTATCGCCAACGTCAAGCCGGGCAAGAAGATCGAGATCACGGGTATCCGCGGCGCTGAGCGCTTCGCGACGGAAGTGCTGGTGTCCGAGCGGCCCCGGACGAAATAG
- a CDS encoding chemotaxis protein CheX, with the protein MLDAEEVRTFVQGTVHFFETATGHAATVGSPYLCIDKSAVVQDYAGVIGISGNREGKVYFTAPRGMLSVMLMCMNETDTGEQNVRDLVGEVANTISGNARRDFGRNFVISTPTVCDRTNASTAAATTGRSFVIPINWRSYAANVVVCLQ; encoded by the coding sequence ATGTTGGACGCTGAAGAAGTTCGAACTTTCGTGCAGGGCACTGTGCACTTCTTCGAGACCGCGACGGGCCATGCCGCCACGGTCGGATCACCCTATCTGTGCATCGACAAGTCGGCCGTGGTCCAGGACTACGCCGGCGTCATCGGCATCTCCGGCAATCGCGAAGGCAAGGTGTACTTCACCGCGCCGCGCGGCATGTTGTCGGTCATGTTGATGTGCATGAACGAGACGGACACCGGCGAGCAGAACGTCCGCGACCTGGTGGGCGAAGTCGCCAACACCATCTCCGGCAATGCGCGCCGCGATTTCGGCCGCAATTTCGTGATCAGCACACCGACCGTCTGCGACCGCACCAACGCGTCGACCGCGGCTGCGACCACGGGACGTTCGTTCGTGATTCCGATCAACTGGCGCAGCTACGCCGCCAACGTCGTGGTCTGCCTGCAGTAA
- a CDS encoding response regulator, with product MSAVPKPRQQLRMMIVDDSNVMRRRIERSQQNDQLEVVGTAVNGLDAVTKFKQLLPDVMTLDLTMPEMDGIECVEHVIKIKPDVLILVVSALADKATAVEAIEKGANGFLCKPFTDDQLNEALAELIGE from the coding sequence ATGAGTGCCGTGCCCAAACCGCGCCAACAGCTGCGCATGATGATCGTGGATGACTCGAACGTGATGCGCCGTCGCATCGAACGTTCCCAGCAGAACGACCAGCTCGAAGTGGTCGGCACCGCGGTGAACGGGCTCGACGCGGTCACCAAGTTCAAGCAATTGCTGCCCGACGTCATGACGCTCGACCTGACCATGCCCGAAATGGACGGCATCGAGTGCGTCGAGCACGTGATCAAAATCAAACCCGATGTGCTTATACTCGTGGTGTCCGCGCTGGCCGATAAAGCGACCGCGGTCGAAGCCATCGAAAAAGGCGCCAACGGATTTCTGTGCAAGCCTTTTACGGACGACCAGCTCAATGAAGCTCTCGCCGAGTTGATTGGGGAGTAA
- a CDS encoding ATP-binding protein, translated as MSKTKIQTGKKLSTRMQGARAVWVAVGILALAFLVGVLAPAWYFAGRLVDNNTAVRAIGELQQQPSRMQAALSSIQDRLRARGFVRDSIEQLKRATSQFESATATLEAGGGSSTFGGLGNDDDVHNTIVEMTQAWKKYQPALAPVANFTSIPYSDSEREGTQLNVDGRDLQQKVTNAVTQARAYTPQLEKNLAQIIAGLQSSSDALATALRTVVLIGVGLAGALAALVGYLSLARGKQAAAATAARQQTEDILRTVREGLFLLDADLKIGEIHSDATAQLFQRESVAGITFEDLLRNLVSAKTLAIATKFVKVLWSERTKENLIRSINPLNEVELQVGEKGSKDAELRYLEFNFHRVRRDGAITHVLVSVADVTARVALAAQLKGAQDSAQTQMDAFLSILHVDPNQLSSFLDDSDVAFKMINATLRDPARDSASFRRKIDGLFRQIHSIKGEAAAIGLGSMETRSHALESDLAALRERTDLTGDDFLPLLTKFDDLVSHSQSVREMVTKLASFRDSFAPKAGHASAAGGHASASTGDTTSRHRALGADSSPSGEHAAEATLQRSAREGFVASAQQLADRIANDNGKKVVVTCRGHDQVPESYRRPVKDVLIQLIRNAVVHGIETPAERQAQGKAAEGHIRINFEMTEGGRAFRMQCEDDGRGLTPEKLRKTAVAKGIISQADAAALSDQEAMMLVFRSGFSTAKDVTRDAGRGVGMDVIAEIAARLGGRISLNSEIGKNMKLSLSFPAQANAAGVVAA; from the coding sequence GTGAGCAAGACCAAGATCCAAACCGGTAAAAAGCTTTCGACCCGCATGCAGGGCGCCCGCGCCGTGTGGGTGGCCGTGGGTATTCTCGCGCTGGCGTTCCTGGTGGGCGTTCTCGCGCCGGCCTGGTACTTCGCCGGACGCCTGGTCGACAACAACACCGCGGTTCGCGCCATCGGCGAATTGCAGCAGCAGCCCTCGCGCATGCAGGCCGCACTCAGCTCGATCCAGGATCGTTTGCGCGCGCGCGGCTTCGTGCGTGACTCCATCGAACAGTTGAAGCGCGCCACTTCGCAATTCGAAAGCGCCACCGCGACGCTCGAGGCCGGCGGCGGCTCGTCGACCTTCGGTGGCCTCGGCAACGACGACGACGTGCACAACACCATCGTCGAGATGACCCAGGCGTGGAAAAAATATCAGCCGGCACTCGCGCCGGTCGCGAACTTCACTTCGATTCCGTATTCGGACAGCGAACGTGAAGGCACGCAGCTCAACGTGGACGGCCGCGACCTGCAGCAGAAGGTCACGAACGCCGTGACCCAGGCGCGCGCGTACACGCCGCAACTCGAAAAGAATCTGGCGCAGATCATCGCCGGGCTGCAAAGCTCCTCCGATGCATTGGCGACCGCGCTGCGCACCGTGGTGCTGATCGGCGTGGGTCTCGCGGGTGCGCTCGCGGCGCTGGTCGGTTATCTCTCGCTGGCGCGCGGCAAACAGGCCGCCGCCGCGACGGCCGCCCGTCAGCAGACGGAAGACATCCTGCGCACCGTGCGCGAGGGTTTGTTCCTGCTCGATGCCGATCTCAAGATCGGTGAGATCCACTCTGACGCGACCGCGCAGCTGTTCCAGCGCGAATCGGTCGCCGGCATCACCTTCGAAGACCTGCTGCGCAACCTGGTGTCCGCCAAGACGCTGGCGATCGCCACCAAGTTCGTCAAGGTGTTGTGGAGCGAGCGCACCAAGGAAAACCTGATCCGCTCGATCAACCCGCTCAACGAAGTCGAGCTCCAGGTGGGCGAGAAGGGCAGCAAAGACGCCGAGCTGCGCTACCTGGAATTCAACTTCCACCGCGTGCGCCGTGACGGCGCGATCACCCACGTGCTCGTGTCGGTCGCCGATGTGACCGCGCGCGTGGCGCTGGCCGCGCAGCTCAAGGGTGCGCAGGATTCCGCGCAGACGCAGATGGACGCGTTCCTCTCGATCCTGCATGTGGATCCGAACCAGCTGTCCTCGTTCCTCGACGATTCGGACGTCGCCTTCAAGATGATCAACGCCACGCTGCGTGACCCGGCGCGCGACAGCGCCTCGTTCCGCCGCAAGATCGACGGCCTGTTCCGCCAGATCCACAGCATCAAGGGTGAAGCGGCGGCCATCGGGCTCGGCAGCATGGAAACGCGTTCGCATGCGCTCGAGAGCGATCTCGCCGCGTTGCGCGAACGGACAGATCTGACCGGCGACGACTTCCTGCCGCTGCTCACCAAGTTCGACGATCTCGTGTCGCACTCGCAGTCGGTGCGCGAAATGGTCACGAAGCTCGCGAGCTTCCGCGACAGCTTCGCGCCGAAGGCCGGCCACGCGTCCGCCGCTGGCGGCCATGCCTCGGCGAGCACCGGCGACACCACCTCGCGTCACCGCGCGCTCGGCGCCGATTCCTCGCCTTCCGGCGAACATGCGGCCGAAGCGACCCTGCAGCGTTCGGCTCGCGAGGGCTTCGTCGCCTCCGCGCAGCAGCTCGCCGATCGCATTGCCAATGACAACGGCAAGAAGGTCGTGGTGACCTGCCGCGGTCACGACCAGGTACCGGAGAGTTATCGCCGCCCGGTCAAGGACGTGCTGATCCAGCTCATTCGCAATGCCGTCGTGCACGGCATCGAGACCCCGGCCGAACGCCAGGCGCAGGGCAAGGCGGCCGAAGGCCATATCCGTATCAATTTCGAGATGACCGAGGGCGGCCGCGCGTTCCGTATGCAGTGCGAAGACGATGGCCGCGGATTGACCCCGGAAAAGCTGCGCAAGACCGCGGTGGCCAAGGGGATCATTTCGCAGGCCGACGCCGCCGCGCTCTCCGACCAGGAAGCGATGATGCTGGTGTTCCGTTCCGGCTTCTCGACCGCGAAGGACGTTACCCGCGATGCCGGCCGCGGCGTCGGCATGGACGTGATCGCCGAGATCGCCGCCCGCCTGGGTGGCCGCATCTCGCTGAATTCCGAGATCGGCAAGAACATGAAGTTGTCGTTGTCGTTCCCGGCGCAGGCCAATGCCGCCGGCGTCGTCGCGGCCTGA
- a CDS encoding TonB family protein, whose amino-acid sequence MQARSELGAAAHSESPAGRSNPGSSSFKSKKPLALIATPDLELWGQLGPMLESTCALRHADSLASAAAMLKPGTRTILIADLRGLNPEDFAPISASLHNPVVIAVRDAASSGTVDALMLEGALQALVDTPIEPAAMLRAVSDAARISSTADALNAVTSSGSGSSGGEQKSKSPIVMVGIVAAVLAVGGGAWFFMKKGSTDGTPAAASSAATAPAAGAAPSAATAPAASLDEVLERARLAMDERRYIEPAKNNALDYFRQVLTLEPGNAEATEGLKRLGGLLIARARTALDERRFDNALAELEAARSIDPNDQRLVEVDAKLDSMRAQTALAQIQATLAAQNFDRAQSLLEAAQKDALLPPAQIAQLSKDLDGKRRAVTIGRLAATVDARLNSGRLVSPNDESAKDAIAALREAGASNELVARLNNDLNQKLLAAARDAASKGDQAGLNAMLAAARDNGVSAAALNAAQRDITAATQKQQRTNDDIARFAKAAQDRLASGNLLAPANDSAVSNAERLRLLDVRNPTTVQVIRDVRARLISEARAKLSGNRPADASALLDAAESLGGDADLADLRASVASAQQAAATAAAAPKLPPLKMTRPPRPKYPASAKGVEGWVRVEFYVTPEGRTERVRVLSSEPAGLFDAAAISAMEGARFEEFESTDSRLAVQRIVFKPE is encoded by the coding sequence ATGCAAGCACGTTCTGAACTTGGCGCGGCTGCGCACAGCGAATCACCCGCCGGCCGGAGCAATCCGGGATCGAGCTCCTTCAAATCGAAGAAGCCGCTGGCGCTCATCGCCACCCCGGACCTCGAGCTGTGGGGACAACTGGGACCGATGCTCGAGTCGACCTGTGCCCTGCGGCACGCCGACAGCCTTGCCAGCGCTGCGGCGATGCTCAAGCCGGGCACGCGCACCATCCTCATCGCCGACCTGCGCGGCCTGAATCCCGAAGACTTCGCGCCCATCAGCGCAAGCTTGCATAACCCCGTCGTCATCGCCGTCCGCGATGCCGCCTCGTCCGGCACGGTCGATGCCCTGATGCTCGAAGGCGCCCTACAGGCGCTGGTCGACACCCCGATCGAACCCGCCGCGATGCTGCGTGCCGTCAGCGACGCAGCGCGCATTTCTTCGACGGCCGATGCGCTGAACGCCGTCACCAGCTCCGGAAGCGGTAGTTCGGGCGGTGAACAGAAATCGAAATCGCCCATCGTGATGGTCGGCATCGTCGCCGCCGTGCTCGCGGTCGGGGGCGGCGCCTGGTTCTTCATGAAAAAGGGTTCGACGGACGGTACGCCGGCCGCCGCGTCCTCTGCCGCCACCGCGCCGGCCGCTGGCGCCGCTCCGTCCGCGGCCACCGCCCCGGCGGCGTCGCTCGACGAAGTGCTCGAGCGTGCGCGCCTCGCCATGGATGAGCGCCGCTATATCGAGCCTGCCAAGAACAACGCGCTCGACTATTTCCGCCAGGTTCTGACCCTCGAGCCGGGCAACGCCGAAGCCACCGAAGGCTTGAAGCGTCTCGGCGGCCTGCTGATCGCGCGTGCCCGCACGGCGCTCGATGAACGCCGCTTCGACAACGCGCTGGCCGAGCTCGAAGCCGCGCGCAGCATCGATCCGAACGATCAGCGCCTGGTCGAAGTCGACGCCAAGCTCGACTCGATGCGTGCGCAAACCGCGCTCGCGCAGATCCAGGCGACGCTCGCCGCGCAGAACTTCGATCGTGCGCAATCGCTGCTCGAAGCCGCGCAGAAAGATGCGCTGCTGCCGCCGGCGCAGATCGCGCAGCTTTCCAAGGACCTCGACGGAAAGCGTCGTGCGGTCACCATCGGCCGCCTGGCCGCGACCGTCGACGCGCGTCTCAACAGCGGCCGCCTCGTGTCGCCGAACGACGAGTCCGCGAAGGATGCGATCGCCGCGTTGCGCGAAGCGGGGGCTTCGAACGAGCTGGTGGCGCGCCTCAACAACGATCTGAACCAGAAGCTGCTGGCGGCCGCCCGCGATGCGGCTTCGAAGGGCGACCAGGCAGGCCTGAATGCCATGCTGGCCGCGGCGCGCGACAACGGCGTGTCCGCCGCCGCGCTCAATGCCGCGCAGCGCGACATCACCGCCGCCACGCAGAAGCAACAGCGCACCAACGACGACATTGCGCGCTTCGCCAAGGCTGCGCAGGATCGCCTCGCGAGCGGCAACCTGCTGGCACCAGCGAACGATTCGGCCGTCTCGAACGCCGAACGCCTGCGCCTGCTCGATGTGCGCAATCCGACCACGGTGCAGGTGATCCGCGACGTTCGCGCGCGTCTGATTTCGGAAGCGCGGGCAAAATTGTCGGGCAACCGCCCGGCCGATGCCTCCGCCCTGCTCGATGCAGCCGAAAGTCTCGGTGGTGATGCCGACCTCGCCGATTTGCGGGCGTCGGTCGCGAGCGCTCAGCAGGCTGCGGCCACCGCCGCCGCCGCGCCCAAACTACCGCCTCTGAAGATGACGCGCCCGCCGCGTCCGAAGTATCCGGCTTCCGCCAAAGGCGTCGAAGGCTGGGTGCGGGTGGAATTTTATGTGACGCCGGAAGGCCGCACGGAACGCGTGCGTGTCCTGTCGAGCGAGCCTGCGGGCCTGTTCGATGCGGCGGCCATCTCGGCAATGGAAGGCGCCCGGTTCGAAGAGTTTGAATCGACCGACTCGCGTCTGGCGGTTCAGCGCATCGTCTTCAAGCCGGAGTGA
- the murA gene encoding UDP-N-acetylglucosamine 1-carboxyvinyltransferase translates to MDKLQINGGIALEGEVRISGAKNATLPIIAGALLADGPVTIRNVPHLQDVTTMIELLGRMGVSVTIDEKMQIEIDGTTTRECFAPYELVKTMRASILVLGPLVARFGKADVSLPGGCAIGARPVNIHVAGLQAMGAKIDIEGGYIRARAGRLKGARLNLETVTVTGTENLMMAATLADGETVIENAAREPEVVDLANFLIAMGAKIRGAGTDKIVIQGVEKLHGTSYEVLPDRIEGGTYLVAGAITSGQVRIKNTAPEHLDAVTAKLMEAGAKVGIGPNWIEVDMKGKRPKSVDVRTAPYPAFPTDMQAQFAALNTIADGVGTIVETIFENRFMHMLEMRRLGAEIRLEGNTAIIKGVPKLTAAPVMATDLRASASLVLAGLVAEGRTEIERIYHIDRGYEALEEKLAQIGAQIRRVPN, encoded by the coding sequence GTGGACAAACTGCAGATCAATGGCGGCATCGCGCTCGAGGGCGAAGTGCGGATTTCCGGCGCCAAGAACGCCACCTTGCCCATCATCGCCGGCGCGCTGCTGGCCGACGGGCCGGTGACCATCCGCAACGTTCCGCACCTGCAGGACGTCACCACCATGATCGAGTTGTTAGGCCGCATGGGCGTGTCGGTGACCATCGACGAGAAAATGCAGATCGAGATCGACGGCACGACCACGCGCGAATGTTTCGCGCCGTACGAGCTGGTCAAGACCATGCGCGCCTCGATCCTGGTGCTCGGGCCGCTGGTGGCGCGTTTCGGCAAGGCCGACGTGTCGTTGCCGGGCGGCTGCGCGATCGGCGCGCGGCCCGTGAACATCCACGTCGCGGGCCTGCAGGCCATGGGCGCGAAGATCGACATCGAGGGCGGTTATATCCGCGCGCGCGCCGGCAGGCTGAAGGGTGCGCGGCTCAATCTCGAAACCGTCACGGTGACGGGTACTGAAAATCTCATGATGGCGGCGACGCTGGCGGATGGCGAAACGGTCATCGAGAACGCCGCGCGCGAGCCGGAAGTGGTCGACCTCGCGAATTTCCTGATCGCGATGGGCGCGAAGATCCGCGGCGCTGGCACGGACAAGATCGTCATCCAGGGCGTGGAGAAGCTGCACGGCACCAGCTACGAAGTGCTGCCCGACCGCATCGAAGGCGGCACCTACCTGGTCGCCGGCGCGATCACCTCGGGCCAGGTGCGCATCAAGAACACGGCGCCCGAACATCTCGACGCGGTCACCGCGAAACTCATGGAGGCTGGCGCGAAAGTCGGCATCGGACCGAACTGGATCGAAGTCGACATGAAGGGCAAACGGCCGAAGTCGGTCGACGTCCGCACCGCGCCGTATCCCGCGTTTCCCACCGACATGCAGGCGCAGTTCGCCGCGCTCAATACGATCGCGGACGGCGTCGGCACGATCGTGGAAACCATTTTCGAGAACCGCTTCATGCACATGCTCGAGATGCGGCGGCTGGGCGCCGAGATCCGCCTCGAGGGAAACACCGCCATCATCAAGGGCGTTCCCAAGCTCACCGCCGCGCCCGTCATGGCCACCGATCTGCGCGCCTCGGCCAGCCTGGTGCTCGCCGGCCTCGTGGCCGAAGGCCGGACCGAGATCGAGCGCATCTATCACATCGACCGCGGCTACGAGGCCCTCGAAGAAAAGCTGGCGCAGATCGGCGCGCAGATCCGGCGCGTACCAAACTAG
- a CDS encoding BolA/IbaG family iron-sulfur metabolism protein, with protein sequence MTPERVAELIRSGLPGATVSVESDDNTHFATRVITAAFEGKRPIARHQLIYQTLGNLMGREIHALSIEALTPAEHSAK encoded by the coding sequence ATGACCCCGGAAAGAGTCGCCGAGCTGATTCGCAGCGGATTGCCAGGCGCCACCGTCAGCGTCGAATCCGACGACAACACCCACTTCGCGACGCGGGTGATAACAGCTGCCTTCGAAGGCAAGCGGCCCATCGCCCGGCACCAGCTCATCTACCAGACGCTCGGCAATCTGATGGGCCGGGAGATCCACGCCTTGTCGATCGAAGCGTTGACGCCCGCCGAGCACTCCGCGAAGTAA